The Virgibacillus siamensis sequence CGAACCGGATTTTATAGAATTGATATATGTCACCAGGATGATTTAATCGCGACAATGGATGCAGTATCATACCGGAAGGATCATTATTTTATTGAACTGGAAGAAAAGTGGTAATGAAAGCGGAGTGAAGGGTTTGAACTTCACTCCGTTTTGTACTGATGGGGAATCTTACTTTTTATTTTGCTTCTTATCCAAAATGGACCTTAACTCTTTGATTTCTTCTTCCGACAGGTCTTCATCCTGAATAAATTGAACGAGCATCGATTTTAAGGTGCCGTCATAGATTCGTTTTACGAAGGATTCTGTTTTTGCACGCTGACATTCGTCCTGGGAGTAGAGCGGATAGAACGTATATATCCGACGATCTTTATGAACACCGACAACCTCTTTTTTTGTAAGCCGATCTAACAAGGTACGTACGGTCTTCGGCTTCCAGTTCGTATGTGCCGGCAAGGATGAAATGATTTCATTTGCTGTTTGCGGCGCTTTTGCCCAAAGCACCTTCAATACTTCCCATTCTGACTCTGAAATAGCGGGTATTTTATTTGTCACGTGGATCCCTGCCTTTATTTTCTAATAAATACCTTTGTCTTTCAAAATGGATTTTGTAATCTTCGCAGCTGTACTGCCGTTTGCATGATGGCTGTTTTCAATATTGGCTGCAAAGAAATAAGTGTTGTGTTCCGTTTCTGCAAATCCAATGAACCAGCCATTCACATTTTTTCCATTGACTGTTCCTGTACCGGTTTTGCCATAAAGGGCTGCTTGGTCTTTGGTCTCTAACTTGATGGCTTCTTTTACGAATTGAATATTCTTCTTATCAAATCCAAATTTGTTTGTGTAAAAGTTTTTGAGTAACTGCACCTGTTCAATTGGCGAAATTTTTAAAGAAGATTCAAGCCAATAGCTTTCAATTCCGCCGGACACATTTTGATTCCCATAATTCAGTTGATCAAGATATGCTTGAATACTTTCCATTTGAACCAACTTATCCAGCCTTTGAAAGTACCAGGTTACGGAGTTTTCCATCGCTGTAAATAAGTTTTGATTTTGGTTCCAGGTGTTGTACGGATATGTTTTGCCATTCCACTTCATGGAGGTCTGATGTCTCGTGATTACACCGGATTCCAATGCGAATAATGCGCTGTATATTTTATATGTGGAATTCGGTGATACCCGTAACGTGCTTTTATCTTTATTATAGATATGGTATTGTGCTTCCCGCAAATCATAAATTACAAAGCTGCCATCATAGTCTTTGAAAAATCCGCTTAAATCTTCATATATCGTATGTTTTTTATCGAAGGTGATCCGATTATCACTATAAGGCATTGCAGAAGCAATCGGAATTTGGCTTGTGACAATTCCTGCCAGTACTATAAAAATCAGCATGCTTTTCAGTTTTAACAGTTTGGATTCTTTTGTGAAGTCCGCAATTCGTTCAATCCGCTTTTTTAACTGTTTTTTTGACCCGGCAAACTGGTTAACGATTGCGAAATGCCTTGAATGATAGGATTTATCTACAAAATTAAGAATCGTGTTCCCGTAGGCTGCATGCTGGTTTTCTTCAAGCATTGTTAGGACGGCTCTGTCACAGGCGATTTCACGGTCCAGACGCATTTCCTTGAAGGCAATCCAGATTAATGGATTAAACCAGTACAAAATCTGGAACAGGATGACTATATAATTCGTGGCAATGTCTTTATATTTAATGTGATTCAGTTCATGCAGCAAAATGTATTTCAAATCTTTCATAGACATCCAGGCTTCCGCATGTTGTGGCAGGATAATGTATGTTCTAAACATGCCGAACGTCAGCGGTGACTTAATAAGTGGTGATTTCACCAATATAATCCGACGCGAAATATGAAGGTGTTGTTTACTTTGTTCGAGTAATGTGAGCACCTCTTTATTTTTAACGATGCTTGCAGATGTCTTGATTTTTCGCAGTTTAAACCAGGCGTTCATTGTCAAAGCAATCATGCCGAGCATTCCTAAAATCCATATAATGGTTACGATATAGTTTGAAAATGTAAGGTCAATCCGGGTAACAGATGTTGAAAAATCGTGCATCCAATTTCCATTTTCCGATGCAGGATTTTCTGATGCAGTGTTGATTGGGGACGTATTGTTTTGTGAAGTCCCATTCCATGAGAATTCACCCCCGAAGTTCAATAATTGTGCCGGCAGGAAGGGAATTATTAATGCAGTCAGTAAAAGAAACCATAAATTATATTGCCATTTGGATGTCAATTGATTTTTAAAAACCTTCCGGATAAGCATAATTGCAGTGACTACAAAAGAAGATATGAACATGCATACAGCCAGTTGGGGGACAGACATCTGTTTTCATCTCCTTTATTGCGAAGTTATTAACTCAAAGTACCTTAATTCTGCCATGGCGTCAAATATGAATTTTTTATGAATAATAGTGTATGCAGCAGGTAATTCCCGCAGCATGCAAGAAATAAAAGAATATCATAATATGGAAAGGAGGTATTGTGTATGAGTGAAAAACATAATGATTTCATCGGCGATATGATGCGGGAAAATCAGGACGACTATAACAATTTACCTGGAAAAGGAAAACCATTGCCGAAAGAAAATTTGCAGATGGACACCTTTCAGCGTTTTCAAAAGACAGCAAAAGATGCCGGTTTTTTGCCGCCATGGTTAAAACTGCAAAAAGAAATAGCTTCTTTATTAAAAACAGCAAAAACAGAAAAAGATTTGGAAGACATAAACTCGAAAATTAAAAAACATAATCGTATCTGTCCCATACCCATGCAAAAAAATTTGGTCAGTTTCGTAAATTTGGAAAAGGCAAAAGACAATTGGAGCGAATGAGGATTATATGAAGGGTCACACATGCCAGATTCGATTGACATGTGTGATCCCGAATTTCTTATTGTAGAGCGTTCAGCGTAATTTCAGCAGCCTTTGCAACCAGTGCGTCGTCATATTCGGCGTCCTCTTTATTGTGCCGGGACATAACCGCGATGACGATTGGTTCTCTGTTCGGCGGCCAAACAATTGCAATGTCATTTCGTGTGCCATAGCTTCCGGCACCGCTTTTGTCACCAACTTTCCATCCTTCAGGCGCACCTGCACGTATCAGTGCGTCTCCCGTTGCATTTCCTTTCATCCAATCGATAAGTAATTCACGCTTATTTTTTGAAAGAAAATCACTTAGGGCGACTTTTTTCAGATTAGCGGCCATGGCTTTTGGTGTGCTGGTATCACGCTTGTTACCCGGTTTGAATTCGTTTAACTCAGTTTCGTAACGTTCCGGCTGGGTAACATCATCACCGATGTTGCGTAAAGCTTGCTCAAATTTATCGGGACCCCCGATCGCTTCAAGCAGGAGGTTCCCGGCGGTGTTATCGCTTTTACGGATGGCTGCTTCACTTATTTCCAGCAATGTCATACCATCATCCACGTGTTTCTCGGTAACCGGGGAATAGGTAACCAGATCATCCTTCGTGTACGGAATAACTCTTTCAAGTTCTTGGATGTCGTTTTGCTTCAGCAAGATTGCTGCAGCCAAAACTTTAAATGTGGACGTGTAGGCGAAACGCTCATTTGGATGGTATGCGACAGTTTGTTTCGTACCTGTATCGATTGCATAAACACCGATTCGGGCGTCGAATTCATTTTCAAGCTGGGCAAATTTTTCATCTTTACTAATTCTTTGCTTTGATTTTTTACCTGTGTCAGATGACGCATCCGTCTTACTGTCTGCATTAGCGCATGCGGTAAGTGTTGTTAATAACATTAATGAAATGAACAATGTAAACATGCAGGTGCTGGACTTCAATGAAAATCTTCTACTCACAAGAATACCCACTTTCTATTGGATTGTTTAAATATCCCGTTTACCAATCGTTTGCGGAAGTTATCAATACCTCCTTTTTAAATCACTGGATTACATCTGTAGTTCAATATTACACATGTAGTCTAAAGGGTGTCAACCCAAAATATAAAAAAGAAGCCTGAAATTATCCTCGAGGTGTCGGAATTAAGGTGAATGATACAGGGAACACGGGAAGGTATTGATTTTAATGATGAAGGCAGATGTGATTTATGGAAGCACGATTTCAAAAATAACGGAGGGGTTATGATACAGGAGTCTGAAACGAAGCGAATGGTTCCATCTAAAAATAATTATATCCCCCGCCTGATTGGCAGGGGATATTAGATTAACATAAAGCAGTTTTATTCTTAAGCCTCGGAAACCCTTTTTTCCACATCAACATTCAGAAATTTTTCGGATGTCAAAGCTGCCACACCAAGTGCAGTTGAGTGCGTGTTCAGTTCAGAAAAATAAATATTCATATCGTCATGCTGATACCAAAGTGTATGTGTTTTCATTCTTTGTTCCAATGTTTCTTTCAGCCATTTCTCCGAAGCAGCAATCCGATTTCCAATTATTATTTGGTCAGGATTGAAGATGTTAATAATATTGTTTACCCCAATCCCCAGGTAATCGCCAACTTTCTCAAATAATTGTATTGCTGCTGGATTATTATTTTCTGCAAAGTCGTTAAGATCCTCCAGGGTAAGTTCTTTATCGCTGGCGGTTGGCAGGTCTGAATGTTTAGCTGCGTTCAATAAAGCCTGTTCCGAAGCATATAATTCCCAGCATCCTTCATTACCGCAACGGCATTTTAGC is a genomic window containing:
- the bla gene encoding class A beta-lactamase encodes the protein MSRRFSLKSSTCMFTLFISLMLLTTLTACANADSKTDASSDTGKKSKQRISKDEKFAQLENEFDARIGVYAIDTGTKQTVAYHPNERFAYTSTFKVLAAAILLKQNDIQELERVIPYTKDDLVTYSPVTEKHVDDGMTLLEISEAAIRKSDNTAGNLLLEAIGGPDKFEQALRNIGDDVTQPERYETELNEFKPGNKRDTSTPKAMAANLKKVALSDFLSKNKRELLIDWMKGNATGDALIRAGAPEGWKVGDKSGAGSYGTRNDIAIVWPPNREPIVIAVMSRHNKEDAEYDDALVAKAAEITLNALQ
- the blaI gene encoding penicillinase repressor BlaI yields the protein MTNKIPAISESEWEVLKVLWAKAPQTANEIISSLPAHTNWKPKTVRTLLDRLTKKEVVGVHKDRRIYTFYPLYSQDECQRAKTESFVKRIYDGTLKSMLVQFIQDEDLSEEEIKELRSILDKKQNKK
- a CDS encoding BlaR1 family beta-lactam sensor/signal transducer — encoded protein: MSVPQLAVCMFISSFVVTAIMLIRKVFKNQLTSKWQYNLWFLLLTALIIPFLPAQLLNFGGEFSWNGTSQNNTSPINTASENPASENGNWMHDFSTSVTRIDLTFSNYIVTIIWILGMLGMIALTMNAWFKLRKIKTSASIVKNKEVLTLLEQSKQHLHISRRIILVKSPLIKSPLTFGMFRTYIILPQHAEAWMSMKDLKYILLHELNHIKYKDIATNYIVILFQILYWFNPLIWIAFKEMRLDREIACDRAVLTMLEENQHAAYGNTILNFVDKSYHSRHFAIVNQFAGSKKQLKKRIERIADFTKESKLLKLKSMLIFIVLAGIVTSQIPIASAMPYSDNRITFDKKHTIYEDLSGFFKDYDGSFVIYDLREAQYHIYNKDKSTLRVSPNSTYKIYSALFALESGVITRHQTSMKWNGKTYPYNTWNQNQNLFTAMENSVTWYFQRLDKLVQMESIQAYLDQLNYGNQNVSGGIESYWLESSLKISPIEQVQLLKNFYTNKFGFDKKNIQFVKEAIKLETKDQAALYGKTGTGTVNGKNVNGWFIGFAETEHNTYFFAANIENSHHANGSTAAKITKSILKDKGIY
- a CDS encoding DnaJ family domain-containing protein, producing MSEKHNDFIGDMMRENQDDYNNLPGKGKPLPKENLQMDTFQRFQKTAKDAGFLPPWLKLQKEIASLLKTAKTEKDLEDINSKIKKHNRICPIPMQKNLVSFVNLEKAKDNWSE